One stretch of Lucilia cuprina isolate Lc7/37 chromosome 6, ASM2204524v1, whole genome shotgun sequence DNA includes these proteins:
- the LOC111675703 gene encoding thioredoxin-related transmembrane protein 1 isoform X2 has protein sequence MLNLGFGGGINMQQRSWALLAIFLVSCFVVVTKVQGLQAEPVQKQQQHSLIELNEDNWRQMFKGEWMVEFFAPWCPACKNLAPVWERFAASASEINVNVAKIDVTTSPSLSGRFYVTALPTIYHVKDGEFRQYRGSRDGDALMFFIRQKQWSKLEPISSWKKPDTIHMSVLSYFFKLSHTLKDFNGRLQEEYGLPTWGSYALFTIGTIFVGAALGLMLVCVVDFVYPPKKMQRQSFSESKENSRNDIEDIANDEIEDDRPQNDDEDVEDDDDEAIDEEDDDNENASTEDEKQTHSESEEPESEKKSDKKQTGDKSSPSEVRKRKPRKAD, from the exons atgctaAATTTGGGATTTGGTGGCGGCATTAATATGCAGCAACGCTCTTGGGCGTTATTGGCAATTTTTCTTGTAAgctgttttgttgttgtcacTAAAGTGCAGGGATTGCAAGCAGAACCTGTTcaaaagcagcagcagcattcattaattgaattaaatgaaGACAATTGGCGTCAAATGTTCAAAGGAGAATGGATGGTTGAGTT CTTTGCACCTTGGTGCCCCGCCTGTAAGAATTTGGCTCCGGTATGGGAACGTTTTGCAGCATCAGCATCagaaataaatgttaatgtCGCTAAAATTGATGTTACAACTTCGCCCTCACTAAGTGGTAGATTTTATGTAACTGCTTTACCAACAATTTATCA tGTTAAAGATGGTGAATTTCGACAATATCGTGGATCTCGGGATGGGGATGCTTTAATGTTTTTCATTAGACAAAAGCAATGGTCTAAGTTAGAACCAATTTCATCATGGAAGAAACCAGATACCATACATATGTCTGTCTTGTCATATTTCTTCAAATTGTCACACACTCTTAAG GATTTCAATGGTCGACTACAAGAAGAGTATGGCCTACCAACATGGGGTTCATATGCTCTCTTTACCATTGGAACTATATTTGTCGGAGCAGCGTTAGGCCTTATGTTAGTGTGCGTCGTTGATTTTGTGTATCCTCCAAAGAAAATGCAACGCCAGAGTTTTTCAGAATCAAAAGAAAATTCACGAAATGATATTGAAGACATTGCTAATGACGAAATAGAAGATGACAGGCCACaaaatgatgatgaagatgtcgaagatgatgatgatgaggcaATAGATGAAGAAGACGACGATAATGAAAATGCTTCAACAGAAGATGAAAAACAAACTCACAGTGAGTCCGAAGAACcagaaagtgaaaaaaaatcagATAAGAAACAAACTGGCGATAAATCTAGTCCCAGTGAAGTTCGCAAGCGTAAACCACGTAAAGCTGATTAA
- the LOC111675703 gene encoding thioredoxin-related transmembrane protein 1 isoform X1: protein MLNLGFGGGINMQQRSWALLAIFLVSCFVVVTKVQGLQAEPVQKQQQHSLIELNEDNWRQMFKGEWMVEFFAPWCPACKNLAPVWERFAASASEINVNVAKIDVTTSPSLSGRFYVTALPTIYHVKDGEFRQYRGSRDGDALMFFIRQKQWSKLEPISSWKKPDTIHMSVLSYFFKLSHTLKLIHHSFKDFNGRLQEEYGLPTWGSYALFTIGTIFVGAALGLMLVCVVDFVYPPKKMQRQSFSESKENSRNDIEDIANDEIEDDRPQNDDEDVEDDDDEAIDEEDDDNENASTEDEKQTHSESEEPESEKKSDKKQTGDKSSPSEVRKRKPRKAD, encoded by the exons atgctaAATTTGGGATTTGGTGGCGGCATTAATATGCAGCAACGCTCTTGGGCGTTATTGGCAATTTTTCTTGTAAgctgttttgttgttgtcacTAAAGTGCAGGGATTGCAAGCAGAACCTGTTcaaaagcagcagcagcattcattaattgaattaaatgaaGACAATTGGCGTCAAATGTTCAAAGGAGAATGGATGGTTGAGTT CTTTGCACCTTGGTGCCCCGCCTGTAAGAATTTGGCTCCGGTATGGGAACGTTTTGCAGCATCAGCATCagaaataaatgttaatgtCGCTAAAATTGATGTTACAACTTCGCCCTCACTAAGTGGTAGATTTTATGTAACTGCTTTACCAACAATTTATCA tGTTAAAGATGGTGAATTTCGACAATATCGTGGATCTCGGGATGGGGATGCTTTAATGTTTTTCATTAGACAAAAGCAATGGTCTAAGTTAGAACCAATTTCATCATGGAAGAAACCAGATACCATACATATGTCTGTCTTGTCATATTTCTTCAAATTGTCACACACTCTTAAG CTTATTCATCATTCATTTAAGGATTTCAATGGTCGACTACAAGAAGAGTATGGCCTACCAACATGGGGTTCATATGCTCTCTTTACCATTGGAACTATATTTGTCGGAGCAGCGTTAGGCCTTATGTTAGTGTGCGTCGTTGATTTTGTGTATCCTCCAAAGAAAATGCAACGCCAGAGTTTTTCAGAATCAAAAGAAAATTCACGAAATGATATTGAAGACATTGCTAATGACGAAATAGAAGATGACAGGCCACaaaatgatgatgaagatgtcgaagatgatgatgatgaggcaATAGATGAAGAAGACGACGATAATGAAAATGCTTCAACAGAAGATGAAAAACAAACTCACAGTGAGTCCGAAGAACcagaaagtgaaaaaaaatcagATAAGAAACAAACTGGCGATAAATCTAGTCCCAGTGAAGTTCGCAAGCGTAAACCACGTAAAGCTGATTAA
- the LOC111675707 gene encoding protein CTLA-2-beta, translating to MAAVTDQEWSEYKDKFNKKYADDEDKMRRDIFVKTKGKIEEHNKKYDNGDVSYKMAINHLSDCTADEMAKRCGKRIVPTTSQFAE from the exons ATGGCTGCCGTAACAGATCAAGAATGGTCAGAGTACaaa gataaatttaataaaaaatacgctGACGATGAAGATAAAATGCGCcgtgatatttttgttaagacCAAGGGAAAAATAGAGgaacataacaaaaaatatgataatgGAGATGTTTCTTATAAAATGGCTATTAATCATTTATCTGATTGTACGGCAGATGAGATGGCCAAACGTTGTGGCAAACGAATTGTCCCAACAACTTCACAGTTTGCCGAGTAG